From the genome of Nicotiana sylvestris chromosome 2, ASM39365v2, whole genome shotgun sequence, one region includes:
- the LOC138886306 gene encoding alpha-farnesene synthase-like, producing MYDTIPNHVLQKYCVPFSTMQTQKVHSTTKKQSRPERKISTYKPNIWKYDHLLTLTSEYSEEKYKVEVEKIKEELSCTYFSNSTISPVDLLELIDSIDKLGLSCYFEVETKEALGKIIMSVKTNSSSTEEDLYATALCFRLLREHGYHAPQDVLKDFFDGKGKLKVSDVKTLLELLEGSYLSMEGENLLDDTRLFITKKLKSLVSKSDYTFTNKEYLSNSLSCPFAWRVKWYAVRRHISAQELECNNANPMLLKLAKLNFNIIQATHQQDLKHVLRWWRNVSIVEDLSFTRDRIVESFFCAVGVSSEPQHGSMRIWLTKVIELVLIIDDVYDIYGSLAQVQQFTRAIETWDPNEVEGLPECMQICFRSLHDTIEEISVEIQQQKGGLSALPYLKQVWVNFCKALLLEATWYHKGHIPTLEEYLNNGWISSSGPLLSFHVIFGLTNTITKETLHLYEDCRETIYHTSVVIRLCNDQGTSAAELERGDVASSILCYMQQENVLEDVAREHIESIILDSWKKINYHFNTLSTSQQKLVKHVINEARMAHVMYQFGDGFGVQDGETRDQVLFNLVHPIT from the exons ATGTATGATACTATCCCAAACCACGTCTTACAGAAATATTGTGTCCCTTTTTCCACTATGCAGACACAGAAAGTTCATAGTACTACTAAAAAACAAAGCCGTCCTGAAAGGAAGATTTCTACCTATAAACCAAACATTTGGAAATATGATCATCTACTTACTCTTACAAGTGAATATTCT GAAGAGAAGTACAAAGTTGAGGTTGAGAAGATAAAGGAGGAATTGAGTTGCACATACTTTTCAAACAGTACTATTAGTCCAGTGGACCTGCTAGAGCTTATAGACAGCATTGACAAACTTGGACTCAGTTGTTACTTCGAGGTTGAAACCAAGGAAGCTTTGGGAAAGATAATAATGTCCGTCAAAACTAATTCCAGCTCGACGGAGGAGGATCTGTATGCTACTGCATTGTGCTTCAGGCTTCTAAGGGAACACGGCTACCATGCTCCTCAAG ATGTGTTAAAGGACTTCTTCGATGGCAAAGGAAAGCTGAAAGTCTCAGATGTGAAAACACTGTTGGAGCTTTTGGAAGGGTCATATCTGAGCATGGAAGGTGAAAACTTACTAGACGACACACGATTGTTCATAACCAAAAAACTCAAGAGTCTTGTATCTAAATCAGATTACACATTTACTAATAAGGAATATTTGAGCAATAGCTTGAGTTGTCCATTTGCATGGAGAGTGAAATGGTATGCCGTAAGAAGACACATCTCTGCTCAAGAACTTGAATGCAACAATGCAAATCCAATGTTGCTGAAGTTGGCAAAACTTAACTTCAATATAATTCAAGCCACGCACCAACAGGATCTCAAACACGTATTAAG ATGGTGGAGGAATGTTTCAATAGTTGAAGATTTGAGCTTTACAAGGGATCGGATAGTGGAAAGCTTCTTTTGTGCTGTAGGAGTTTCCTCTGAGCCTCAACATGGAAGCATGAGAATATGGCTCACCAAAGTGATTGAGTTGGTGCTAATAATAGATGATGTTTATGATATTTATGGCTCATTAGCCCAAGTGCAGCAATTCACTCGTGCCATAGAGAC GTGGGATCCAAATGAAGTAGAAGGGCTGCCAGAATGTATGCAGATCTGTTTCAGGTCTTTGCATGATACAATAGAAGAGATATCTGTTGAAATTCAACAACAAAAGGGTGGCCTTTCAGCATTACCTTACCTGAAACAAGTG TGGGTCAACTTTTGCAAAGCGTTGCTGTTGGAAGCAACGTGGTACCACAAAGGCCATATACCAACACTTGAAGAGTACCTTAATAATGGGTGGATCTCATCTTCCGGCCCTTTGCTTTCCTTTCATGTGATTTTTGGTCTAACAAATACAATCACAAAAGAAACCCTTCATTTATACGAAGATTGCCGTGAAACTATTTACCATACTTCGGTTGTAATTCGACTTTGCAATGATCAGGGTACCTCAGCG GCGGAGCTAGAGAGAGGTGATGTTGCTTCATCAATTTTATGTTACATGCAACAAGAAAATGTTTTAGAGGATGTAGCCCGTGAGCATatcgaaagcataattttggATTCGTGGAAAAAGATCAATTACCATTTTAATACTCTTTCTACATCACAACAAAAACTcgtcaaacatgtaataaatgaAGCCCGGATGGCACACGTCATGTACCAATTTGGAGATGGATTTGGGGTTCAAGATGGTGAAACTCGAGATCAAGTCTTGTTCAACTTGGTTCATCCTATTACTTAA